A single window of Vibrio sp. HB236076 DNA harbors:
- the serB gene encoding phosphoserine phosphatase, with protein sequence MRLHREALVLLTIKKQTRLLQRLPEQRKAANIDKRKGHWIIYGEYLSPSHFNDMDAFTGETSLVLQTWQVGRYEVALMSGFLTPEHETILQALKLDYADLSEVPDLTKPGLIVMDMDSTAIEIECIDEIAKLAGVGEEVAQVTELAMQGELDFEQSLRQRVATLANAPESILEEVRASLPLMPELEIMIETLQQFGWKTAIASGGFTYFSDEVKRLVNLDFAKSNQLEIKDGQLTGQVLGSVVSAQTKAEVLLSLCQEYDVEIHNSIAIGDGANDLAMMSVAGLGIAYHAKPKVEQQASVAIRYADLGGVVCILSGILAKQQKLSW encoded by the coding sequence ATTCGTCTTCACAGGGAAGCATTGGTTTTGTTAACAATAAAAAAACAGACAAGGTTACTTCAACGTCTACCAGAGCAGCGAAAGGCCGCCAATATTGACAAGCGCAAAGGGCACTGGATCATTTACGGCGAGTACTTATCGCCTTCACATTTTAACGACATGGACGCCTTTACGGGTGAAACGAGTCTCGTGTTGCAAACATGGCAAGTGGGTCGTTATGAAGTGGCACTGATGTCAGGTTTTTTGACGCCCGAGCACGAAACCATTTTACAAGCGTTAAAGCTTGACTATGCCGACTTAAGTGAAGTGCCGGATTTAACCAAACCAGGCCTGATTGTGATGGACATGGACTCAACGGCGATTGAAATTGAGTGTATTGATGAAATTGCCAAATTGGCTGGTGTTGGTGAAGAAGTTGCTCAAGTGACTGAGTTGGCCATGCAAGGGGAGTTGGATTTCGAGCAAAGCTTGCGCCAACGCGTCGCAACGCTCGCCAATGCACCTGAATCTATTTTAGAAGAAGTGCGCGCTTCATTGCCCTTAATGCCAGAGCTCGAAATCATGATTGAGACCTTGCAGCAATTTGGTTGGAAAACCGCGATTGCCTCTGGTGGCTTTACGTATTTTTCTGATGAAGTAAAACGTTTAGTCAATTTAGATTTTGCTAAGTCAAATCAATTAGAAATTAAAGACGGACAGTTGACCGGCCAAGTGTTGGGCTCTGTGGTGTCGGCACAAACCAAAGCCGAAGTCCTGCTCTCTTTATGCCAAGAGTACGATGTTGAGATACACAACTCGATTGCCATTGGCGATGGCGCTAATGATCTTGCGATGATGTCTGTAGCGGGATTAGGCATTGCCTATCACGCGAAGCCCAAAGTCGAACAACAAGCTTCAGTCGCGATCCGTTATGCAGACCTTGGGGGGGTGGTCTGTATCTTAAGTGGTATCTTGGCTAAGCAGCAAAAGTTAAGCTGGTAA
- a CDS encoding PilZ domain-containing protein: MQPSEILSLVERLIPVYHAPDFEQVLERLVADFHPSAKIIVKIELNRLMEPCGRTIDLRGRVNGDCREYRLDGRRHWLDDVAFNDYQKQTKKFGGYTTGVWEALSNTRNNYRIIAKNRAPAPSSNQITSEDSPFQAEPIQLGQDLKRQEKRLRLQTQVEITLPKGQIIHGLTIDMSESGAKIKVPSAFVYQLGDILDVEFVEYLQYATPSQDYKLKLRLLAVEENLDNDAIKILRTVKASEKDLLATLIDDALRNPQKRLKHDNQDKILRARARGFEHIFLKHTCHLPLFFSQDELKLAMLTPNNQRIWQYWHNEQGQQVLGTLFHPQRLKNLTHSDMSQGSCKLYAFQHQHEQKTFFYSMFPTEATQEQTRLFWHVGAKRESWKVFQVSFYRLLPEDKEQLSRFQEELGECVNDLTHCAVLQEIGDHQQANDYLLSEKPRLPVTELNSFRQSRRLVGNPRSVYFDATSRRKEPRFIFKTPLILTHPTKGQVQGHSVDFSGKGISVQALSPLPYHVGELISINMIELNKASKQLDLSTIPYKVVKVSNEGNSIQLVMQENDETSKVSAFLKSIFKLNKDKLKEKEERLPSHGMLNALHQTLLSKMKVFPFYIDKGMHGFQTRVIGVSYPLPKHIDVLSNLGHKEYISLEPLFKNRTNTLLATPLKRSEKQTSSSFEIYIGLEKLGRKPVAIHTKLAQDFTNIKQRIAFIKSAQISGEFIALRLSMAPIYSPITLLLQQELNDLTQVSVHQASALERELTNLVGYGEIEDITEEVLIRLQLTH; the protein is encoded by the coding sequence ATGCAACCATCCGAAATACTCTCACTTGTCGAACGCCTCATTCCTGTTTACCACGCTCCTGATTTTGAGCAGGTATTGGAAAGGTTGGTTGCTGATTTTCATCCTTCGGCCAAAATCATCGTTAAAATCGAATTGAATCGCCTTATGGAACCCTGTGGTCGCACCATTGACCTGCGAGGGCGTGTCAATGGAGACTGTCGCGAGTATCGACTTGATGGCCGACGCCATTGGCTCGATGATGTCGCTTTTAACGACTATCAAAAGCAAACCAAAAAATTTGGCGGTTACACCACCGGGGTATGGGAAGCGCTGTCCAATACTCGAAATAACTACCGCATTATCGCCAAAAATCGCGCTCCGGCGCCGTCGAGTAATCAGATCACCTCAGAAGACAGTCCTTTTCAAGCCGAACCAATTCAACTGGGCCAAGACCTAAAACGACAAGAAAAACGCTTGCGCTTACAAACCCAAGTGGAAATTACCTTACCCAAAGGTCAAATCATTCACGGTTTGACCATTGATATGTCAGAGTCTGGCGCTAAGATCAAAGTCCCCAGTGCGTTTGTCTATCAACTCGGCGACATTTTAGATGTCGAGTTTGTCGAATACCTACAATACGCAACGCCAAGCCAAGATTACAAGTTAAAATTACGCCTACTTGCGGTCGAAGAAAACCTCGACAACGACGCGATAAAAATTCTGCGCACCGTTAAAGCCTCGGAAAAAGACTTGCTGGCCACCTTGATTGACGACGCCCTGCGCAACCCGCAAAAGCGCTTGAAACACGACAACCAAGATAAAATCCTTCGTGCTCGAGCAAGAGGGTTTGAACACATTTTTTTAAAGCACACTTGCCATTTACCGCTTTTCTTTAGCCAAGATGAGTTAAAGCTTGCGATGTTAACGCCCAATAACCAACGCATTTGGCAATATTGGCACAATGAACAAGGCCAACAAGTCCTCGGCACCTTGTTTCACCCGCAGCGGCTAAAAAATCTCACCCACAGTGATATGTCTCAGGGCAGCTGTAAACTGTATGCCTTTCAGCACCAGCACGAACAGAAAACCTTTTTTTACTCGATGTTCCCAACCGAAGCGACTCAAGAGCAGACCAGGCTCTTTTGGCATGTGGGCGCCAAACGCGAGAGCTGGAAAGTGTTTCAGGTGTCCTTTTATCGCTTACTCCCAGAAGACAAAGAGCAACTGTCTCGCTTTCAAGAAGAGCTTGGCGAGTGTGTTAACGATCTCACTCATTGTGCAGTACTACAAGAAATCGGCGACCACCAGCAGGCCAACGATTATCTCTTGTCTGAAAAGCCCCGTTTACCTGTCACAGAACTCAACTCGTTCAGACAGAGTCGACGCTTGGTTGGCAACCCTCGCAGTGTCTATTTCGATGCCACCTCTCGACGCAAAGAACCGCGTTTTATTTTCAAAACCCCGCTGATCTTAACTCATCCCACCAAGGGGCAAGTACAGGGTCATTCGGTCGATTTTTCAGGTAAAGGCATCAGTGTACAGGCACTATCGCCACTGCCTTATCACGTCGGTGAGCTCATTTCGATTAATATGATCGAACTCAACAAAGCCAGTAAGCAGCTCGACTTATCGACCATACCTTATAAAGTGGTCAAAGTGAGCAATGAGGGCAATTCAATACAGTTAGTCATGCAAGAAAACGACGAAACCAGCAAAGTCAGTGCTTTTCTTAAATCCATCTTTAAGCTCAACAAAGACAAACTCAAAGAAAAAGAAGAGCGACTGCCCTCTCATGGCATGCTCAACGCCTTGCACCAAACCTTGCTCAGTAAGATGAAAGTCTTCCCTTTTTACATTGATAAAGGCATGCACGGCTTTCAAACCCGAGTCATTGGCGTGTCTTATCCGTTGCCTAAACACATCGATGTATTGTCAAACCTTGGCCATAAAGAATATATTTCCTTAGAGCCACTGTTTAAAAATCGTACTAACACCTTGTTGGCCACGCCGTTAAAGCGCAGTGAAAAACAAACATCATCAAGTTTTGAAATCTACATAGGCTTAGAAAAACTGGGCCGAAAACCCGTTGCCATCCACACCAAGTTAGCCCAAGACTTTACCAATATTAAGCAGCGTATTGCCTTCATCAAATCGGCCCAAATTTCGGGTGAGTTTATCGCTTTAAGATTGTCGATGGCGCCAATTTACAGCCCGATCACCTTGTTACTACAACAAGAGCTTAACGATTTGACCCAAGTCAGCGTACATCAAGCCAGTGCTTTGGAAAGAGAGCTCACCAATTTGGTCGGCTACGGGGAGATAGAAGACATTACCGAAGAAGTCCTGATCCGCTTACAGTTAACCCATTAA
- the radA gene encoding DNA repair protein RadA, whose translation MAKAKRAYVCNDCGADFPRWQGQCNACGAWNTITEVRLPASPAVARQERASGYAGSAGGQQVQVLSEIDLQEVPRFTSTFKEFDRVLGGGIVPGAAILIGGSPGAGKSTLLLQTMCYLSSQMPTLYVTGEESLQQVALRASRLGLPKHDLKMLSETNVDTICQIAAKEQPKIMVIDSIQVMHVADVQSSPGSVAQVRESATALTRYAKQNNVAVFIVGHVTKDGTLAGPKVLEHIIDCSVLLDGGTDSRFRTMRSHKNRFGAVNELGVFAMTEQGLKEVNNPSAIFLSRGEEQTSGSSVMVLWEGTRPLLVEIQALVDYSQLANPRRVAVGLEQNRLSLLLAVLHKHGGLQMADQDVFVNVVGGVKVTETSADLALVVALLSSFRDRPLPKDVVIFGEVGLAGEIRPVPSGQERLKEAFKHGFTKAIVPKANMPKGGVQGMEIHAVSKLSEAIEAFDGL comes from the coding sequence ATGGCAAAAGCAAAAAGAGCTTATGTGTGTAACGACTGTGGTGCCGATTTTCCACGTTGGCAGGGACAGTGCAATGCATGTGGGGCTTGGAACACAATTACCGAAGTGCGCTTGCCGGCCTCTCCCGCGGTGGCGAGGCAGGAGCGAGCAAGTGGCTATGCAGGTTCTGCCGGTGGTCAACAAGTGCAAGTTTTATCTGAGATAGATCTGCAAGAAGTCCCTCGTTTTACCAGTACCTTTAAAGAATTTGACCGTGTACTTGGCGGAGGCATTGTACCGGGAGCCGCCATCTTGATTGGTGGTAGCCCTGGGGCGGGTAAATCAACCTTGTTATTACAAACCATGTGTTATCTCTCTTCACAAATGCCAACCTTGTACGTCACCGGTGAAGAATCGCTGCAGCAAGTGGCGCTGCGAGCATCGCGCTTGGGGCTTCCTAAGCACGATCTAAAAATGCTCTCCGAAACCAATGTCGACACCATCTGCCAAATCGCAGCAAAAGAACAGCCCAAAATTATGGTGATTGACTCGATTCAAGTGATGCACGTGGCCGATGTGCAATCGTCACCGGGGAGTGTTGCTCAAGTGCGAGAGTCAGCGACAGCACTCACGCGTTACGCGAAGCAAAATAATGTGGCCGTGTTTATCGTTGGTCATGTGACAAAAGACGGTACCTTGGCCGGTCCTAAAGTACTCGAGCACATCATCGATTGCTCGGTGTTATTAGACGGCGGTACTGACAGCCGTTTTCGTACCATGCGCAGCCACAAAAACCGCTTTGGGGCGGTCAATGAACTCGGGGTGTTTGCGATGACAGAACAGGGATTAAAAGAGGTCAATAATCCTTCCGCGATTTTCCTCTCGCGGGGCGAAGAGCAAACCTCAGGCAGTTCTGTCATGGTGCTTTGGGAAGGAACGCGTCCTTTATTGGTCGAAATTCAGGCCTTGGTCGATTATTCCCAATTGGCCAACCCAAGGCGGGTTGCTGTTGGTTTGGAACAAAACCGTTTGTCATTGTTGTTGGCGGTGTTGCACAAACACGGCGGATTACAGATGGCCGACCAAGATGTGTTTGTCAATGTTGTTGGCGGCGTTAAAGTGACCGAAACCAGTGCCGATTTGGCGCTTGTGGTGGCACTGTTATCGAGTTTTAGAGACCGGCCTTTACCCAAAGATGTGGTGATTTTTGGCGAAGTTGGCTTGGCAGGGGAGATCCGACCGGTGCCAAGTGGCCAGGAACGACTAAAAGAAGCGTTTAAACACGGCTTTACCAAAGCCATTGTTCCCAAAGCAAATATGCCTAAAGGCGGCGTGCAAGGGATGGAAATTCATGCGGTTAGTAAGCTATCAGAAGCCATTGAGGCATTTGACGGACTATAA
- the fusA gene encoding elongation factor G: MADLSKYRNIGIFAHVDAGKTTTTERILKLTGKIHKTGEVHDGESTTDFMEQEAERGITIQSAAVTCEWNGHRLNVIDTPGHVDFTVEVYRSLKVLDGGIGVFCGSGGVEPQSETNWRYANESEVARLIFVNKLDRMGADFYRVVDQVKNVLAATPLVMTLPIGIEDEFVGVVDVLTRKAYVWDDSGLPENYEIKDIPADMVDDVEQYREELVETAVEQDDDLMEAYMEGEEPTIEQLKACIRKGTRDLAFFPTYCGSAFKNKGVQLVLDAVVDYLPAPHEVEPQPLTHPETGEPTGEVATVSEDEPLRALAFKIMDDRFGALTFVRIYSGKLKKGDTVLNSATGKTERIGRMCEMQADERNELTEAHAGDIIAIVGMKNVQTGHTLCDPKHECTLEAMIFPEPVISIAVSPKDKGSTEKMGIAIGKMVAEDPSFQVETDEDSGETILKGMGELHLDIKVDILKRTYGVELEVGAPQVAYRETITQAIEDSYTHKKQSGGSGQFAKIDYRIKPGESNSGFTFSSTVVGGNVPKEFWPAVEKGFASMMNEGVLAGFPTLDVEVELFDGGFHAVDSSAIAYEIAAKGAFRQSMPKAGAQLLEPIMKVDVFSPDDNVGDVIGDLNRRRGMIKDQQAGATGVRIKADVPLSEMFGYIGHLRTITSGRGQFSMEFAHYSPCPANVAEQVIAEVKERNAK, translated from the coding sequence ATGGCAGATTTATCAAAGTACAGAAACATTGGTATTTTCGCGCACGTTGATGCGGGTAAAACCACCACGACTGAGCGTATCCTTAAGCTCACCGGTAAAATCCATAAAACGGGTGAAGTACACGACGGTGAGTCTACTACTGACTTCATGGAGCAAGAAGCTGAGCGCGGTATTACTATCCAGTCAGCGGCTGTAACATGTGAGTGGAATGGTCACCGCCTAAACGTTATCGATACTCCTGGACACGTTGACTTTACCGTTGAAGTTTACCGTTCTCTTAAAGTTCTCGATGGTGGTATCGGTGTATTCTGTGGTTCTGGTGGTGTTGAGCCTCAGTCAGAAACCAACTGGCGTTACGCGAACGAATCAGAAGTTGCTCGTCTAATTTTTGTCAACAAATTGGACCGTATGGGCGCTGACTTCTACCGTGTTGTCGATCAAGTGAAAAACGTTCTAGCAGCGACACCACTTGTGATGACACTTCCTATCGGTATCGAAGACGAGTTCGTTGGTGTTGTAGACGTACTAACGCGTAAAGCGTACGTATGGGATGACTCTGGTCTTCCTGAAAACTACGAAATCAAAGATATCCCTGCGGATATGGTTGACGATGTAGAACAATACCGCGAAGAGTTGGTTGAAACTGCAGTTGAGCAAGACGACGACCTAATGGAAGCGTACATGGAAGGCGAAGAGCCAACCATCGAGCAACTAAAAGCGTGTATCCGTAAAGGTACTCGTGATCTTGCGTTCTTCCCAACTTACTGTGGTTCTGCCTTTAAAAACAAAGGTGTTCAGCTTGTTCTTGATGCAGTAGTTGATTACCTACCTGCACCACACGAAGTTGAGCCTCAGCCGCTAACTCACCCAGAAACTGGTGAGCCAACAGGTGAAGTTGCGACAGTCTCTGAAGACGAGCCGCTACGCGCACTTGCGTTTAAGATTATGGATGACCGTTTTGGCGCCCTAACTTTCGTCCGTATTTACTCTGGTAAGTTGAAGAAAGGTGATACCGTTCTTAACTCTGCTACTGGTAAAACTGAACGTATCGGTCGTATGTGTGAAATGCAAGCGGACGAGCGTAACGAGCTTACTGAAGCGCACGCTGGTGACATCATTGCAATCGTTGGTATGAAGAACGTGCAAACAGGTCACACTCTTTGTGATCCTAAGCACGAGTGTACTCTAGAAGCGATGATCTTCCCAGAACCAGTAATCTCAATTGCTGTTTCTCCTAAAGACAAAGGTTCTACTGAGAAAATGGGTATCGCGATCGGTAAAATGGTTGCAGAAGATCCATCTTTCCAAGTTGAAACTGACGAAGATTCAGGCGAAACCATCCTTAAAGGTATGGGTGAGCTTCACCTAGATATCAAAGTTGATATCTTGAAGCGTACTTACGGCGTTGAGCTAGAAGTAGGTGCTCCTCAGGTTGCTTACCGTGAAACCATCACACAAGCAATCGAAGACAGCTACACGCACAAGAAGCAGTCTGGTGGTTCTGGTCAGTTCGCGAAAATTGACTACCGTATCAAACCAGGCGAGTCTAACTCTGGCTTTACGTTCTCTTCAACAGTTGTTGGTGGTAACGTACCAAAAGAATTCTGGCCTGCAGTTGAGAAAGGTTTCGCTAGCATGATGAACGAAGGTGTTCTTGCTGGCTTCCCAACTCTAGACGTTGAAGTTGAGCTATTCGACGGTGGTTTCCACGCGGTCGACTCTTCAGCCATCGCTTACGAAATCGCAGCGAAAGGTGCATTCCGTCAGTCTATGCCTAAAGCAGGTGCACAACTTCTTGAGCCTATCATGAAAGTTGACGTATTCAGCCCAGATGACAACGTTGGTGATGTTATCGGTGACCTTAACCGTCGTCGTGGTATGATCAAAGACCAACAAGCTGGCGCGACAGGTGTTCGTATTAAAGCTGACGTTCCTCTATCTGAAATGTTCGGCTACATCGGTCACTTGCGTACAATCACTTCAGGTCGTGGTCAATTCTCTATGGAATTTGCTCACTACTCTCCTTGTCCTGCTAACGTTGCAGAGCAAGTTATCGCTGAAGTTAAAGAGCGCAACGCTAAGTAA
- a CDS encoding AMP-binding protein: MQPNQERETLTPDLALLNWAQSKPDQCYLRQRASRQFVDYTFAQVAREVQCFVSVLHSLGLEPGDRVALVSKNCAEWFIVDLAIMMGGFVSVPIFPTANEETINYCIEHSEAKVIVAGKLDDNSATQAVIHQHPDIVSIALPYNSAPICQKHFRDLIESAQPYQGVPTHHDDDLMSIVYTSGTSGTPKGALLTYGAFIWSVEKLIGLIEATGEDRLFSYLPLAHITERVYIFGTSIMTGACTAFPESLDTFVDDLKAHQPTLFISVPRLWTLFKQRIEEKLPPTKLSLLLAIPLVNRLIKQKIAKGLGLASTRLLGCGSAPVSPSLLLWFDRLDLPICEAWGMTETFAYSTLNLPYRRDKVGSVGQAGPGVEISIADDDEILVRSHGVFSGYYLQQEASNESFTDEWLHTGDIGYLDDEGYLFIQGRKKDTFKTAKGKFVAPVPIEKKLADVVRADMLCLIGLGLPAPILLVVVPEMSSFDPERYQKSLTEHLHKFNQTLDSHEKIKGALIVDTPWSIDNGILTPTLKIKRHVLEQRYHQLGQDWPTDKLVLWEKDLT, encoded by the coding sequence ATGCAACCGAACCAGGAACGTGAAACTTTAACACCCGATCTCGCTTTGCTAAATTGGGCACAATCTAAGCCAGATCAATGCTATCTGCGGCAACGCGCTTCGCGCCAATTTGTCGACTATACCTTTGCCCAAGTCGCTCGTGAAGTTCAGTGCTTTGTCAGTGTTTTACACTCTTTGGGCCTTGAGCCCGGCGACCGAGTGGCCTTAGTGTCGAAAAACTGCGCCGAGTGGTTCATTGTCGACCTCGCGATTATGATGGGGGGCTTTGTCAGTGTGCCGATTTTTCCAACGGCCAATGAAGAGACCATCAATTACTGTATTGAGCACAGTGAAGCTAAGGTGATCGTTGCGGGTAAACTCGATGATAACAGCGCCACTCAAGCGGTCATTCACCAACACCCAGACATTGTCTCAATTGCCTTGCCCTACAACAGCGCGCCGATTTGTCAAAAGCACTTTCGCGATTTAATTGAGTCCGCCCAACCCTATCAAGGCGTACCAACGCATCATGACGATGACTTAATGTCGATTGTCTACACTTCAGGGACCTCGGGAACCCCTAAAGGCGCGTTACTGACTTATGGCGCCTTTATTTGGTCTGTCGAGAAATTGATTGGCCTGATTGAAGCGACCGGCGAAGACAGGTTATTTTCCTATTTACCGCTTGCTCATATCACCGAGCGTGTCTATATCTTTGGCACCTCCATCATGACTGGCGCTTGTACGGCATTTCCTGAATCACTCGACACCTTTGTCGACGATCTGAAAGCCCATCAACCGACGTTATTTATTTCGGTGCCGCGATTATGGACCTTGTTTAAGCAACGCATCGAAGAAAAACTTCCGCCAACCAAGTTATCACTATTATTGGCCATCCCTTTGGTCAATCGCCTGATCAAGCAAAAGATTGCCAAGGGGTTAGGGCTTGCCTCAACCCGCTTGCTCGGCTGTGGCTCTGCCCCGGTTTCTCCTTCCTTGTTGTTGTGGTTCGACCGGCTAGATTTACCGATTTGTGAAGCTTGGGGCATGACGGAAACCTTTGCTTACAGCACATTAAACCTTCCCTACCGGCGTGATAAAGTGGGCAGTGTCGGCCAAGCGGGGCCTGGAGTAGAGATAAGCATTGCCGACGATGATGAGATTTTAGTGCGCTCTCACGGGGTGTTTTCGGGTTATTATCTACAGCAAGAAGCATCGAATGAGAGCTTCACCGATGAATGGTTACACACCGGAGATATTGGTTATCTCGATGACGAAGGGTACCTGTTCATTCAAGGTCGCAAAAAAGATACCTTTAAAACAGCCAAAGGCAAGTTTGTTGCTCCGGTGCCGATTGAAAAAAAACTCGCCGATGTCGTGCGTGCAGACATGTTGTGCTTGATTGGGTTAGGGCTGCCAGCCCCTATATTGTTGGTGGTGGTGCCCGAGATGTCGTCTTTCGATCCTGAGCGCTATCAAAAAAGCCTCACTGAACATCTGCACAAGTTTAATCAAACACTCGATAGTCACGAAAAAATCAAAGGGGCTTTGATCGTTGATACCCCTTGGAGTATCGACAATGGCATATTAACCCCTACGCTCAAAATCAAACGTCATGTGCTTGAACAGCGCTACCACCAACTCGGCCAAGATTGGCCAACCGACAAACTCGTATTATGGGAAAAAGATCTCACTTGA
- a CDS encoding gamma-glutamylcyclotransferase family protein: MTQYLFGYGSLINQQSRQLTGQVGETYPAVVNNLVRYWGSIDRSYSLSPLVAKLGEGQTNGVLMVIEPQDLALFDQRERGYQRVALDNHHIDSDVPLTDNCQVWVYIQPNSPPPNPQSPIALSYLDTVLSGCLSFSLEFAEHFIAHTQGWQHGWLDDRYAPLYSRNPGISADHLTQIDQLLTEITV, translated from the coding sequence ATGACACAGTATCTATTCGGCTACGGCAGTTTGATCAATCAACAATCGAGACAACTGACCGGTCAGGTTGGCGAGACATACCCAGCCGTGGTCAACAACCTGGTTCGCTACTGGGGCAGTATCGATCGCAGTTATTCGCTCTCGCCTCTCGTCGCCAAACTCGGTGAGGGGCAAACCAACGGCGTCTTAATGGTCATCGAACCACAAGATTTAGCGTTGTTCGATCAAAGAGAACGGGGTTATCAGCGCGTTGCGCTTGATAATCATCACATCGACAGTGACGTCCCCTTAACAGACAACTGCCAAGTTTGGGTCTATATCCAACCTAACTCGCCACCGCCCAATCCACAATCACCGATCGCACTGAGCTACCTCGATACCGTTCTTTCCGGGTGTTTATCGTTTTCGCTTGAATTTGCCGAGCACTTTATTGCTCATACTCAAGGATGGCAACACGGTTGGCTAGACGATCGTTACGCGCCGCTGTATTCTCGCAACCCCGGCATCAGCGCCGATCACCTCACACAAATCGATCAGTTGCTGACTGAGATCACTGTATGA
- a CDS encoding zinc transporter ZntB, with product MIEANHWYHCHRDAQGITEWLSQNNVPQAAIDSLLAHDTRPMFDMLSEQDFVLILRGVNLNDNANPEDMLSLRILYYQGAIISVRRTPSKTVQSIQNQLQQGQGPQSLNRLLLAMINGLNRNIDDFLQGLEDDIEVYDSELEMSEPMMQTHKALLKMKRFIKPQQYAIADLKEAELPSLQSDSLHLRQALNTITRINETLDFYLGELEIIKGELRQYHAERMNHNTYLFSVIAAIFLPTSFLTGLLGVNVGGIPGTDSPIAFVLFCIALLGIFAIEVWILKRLRMFDKE from the coding sequence ATGATTGAAGCCAATCATTGGTATCACTGTCACCGCGATGCCCAAGGGATCACTGAGTGGCTCAGTCAAAACAATGTGCCACAAGCCGCGATTGACAGCTTACTTGCCCATGATACTCGCCCGATGTTCGATATGCTCAGTGAGCAAGATTTTGTGTTGATTTTGCGCGGCGTCAATCTCAACGACAATGCCAACCCGGAAGATATGCTCAGCCTGCGTATTCTCTATTATCAAGGCGCGATCATTTCAGTGCGCCGTACGCCCTCAAAAACCGTTCAATCCATTCAAAACCAGTTGCAACAAGGCCAAGGGCCACAGAGCCTCAACCGATTGCTACTGGCAATGATCAATGGATTAAATCGAAATATTGATGATTTTTTACAAGGGCTTGAAGACGATATCGAAGTCTATGACAGTGAGCTAGAGATGAGTGAGCCTATGATGCAAACTCATAAGGCCTTGTTAAAAATGAAGCGTTTTATCAAGCCGCAACAATACGCGATTGCCGATCTAAAAGAAGCTGAGCTGCCGTCACTTCAATCAGACAGTTTGCACCTACGCCAGGCGCTCAATACCATTACTCGTATTAACGAAACATTGGATTTCTATTTAGGTGAGCTTGAAATCATCAAAGGGGAGCTGCGACAATATCACGCGGAAAGAATGAACCATAACACCTACTTGTTTTCTGTGATTGCGGCCATATTTCTTCCTACCAGTTTTTTAACCGGCTTACTTGGCGTGAACGTTGGCGGTATTCCTGGCACCGACTCACCCATTGCGTTTGTGTTGTTCTGTATCGCGCTCTTGGGCATTTTTGCCATCGAAGTGTGGATCCTCAAGCGACTGCGCATGTTCGACAAAGAGTAA